A region of Candidatus Dormiibacterota bacterium DNA encodes the following proteins:
- a CDS encoding plastocyanin/azurin family copper-binding protein, translating to MDRRRGGSGWVATVAATAVLAGCGGGGGGGGVTNAPTSVPSGPATLSVNVGGADASHPERDFLAFYPATLSAHAGDTLRMVNPTQGTPHTVTFGVVPDHSNQPPLINPGIGFTAISGGPCLSSEPVTSTTTACPGAPAGAPPPAPAGTPAPVVTLPGPFSGQPYYNSGIFVGGQTAVLPLASDLRPGAYRFICLLHPTMAATLTVVPQGSPIQTATALRSAADRQLSGDKADAATVASGVPTTAPGIVQAGAVGKELTLNQFFPTTVSIAAGDTVTWRNDGYEPHVIALGRQLTPEDPLVFAAPNPPPGSEYASGLAVSGLFGGRPLPASGYSLKFTTAGRYPYTCPIHPGMAGVVEVR from the coding sequence ATGGATCGACGGCGAGGGGGCTCGGGCTGGGTCGCCACCGTGGCGGCGACCGCAGTGCTCGCCGGGTGCGGTGGCGGGGGAGGGGGCGGCGGCGTCACCAACGCACCGACCAGCGTCCCGTCGGGTCCGGCGACGCTCAGCGTCAACGTCGGCGGGGCCGACGCCAGCCATCCCGAGCGCGACTTCCTCGCCTTCTATCCGGCCACCCTGAGCGCCCACGCCGGCGACACCCTCCGGATGGTCAACCCCACCCAGGGGACGCCCCACACGGTGACCTTCGGGGTGGTGCCCGACCACTCCAACCAGCCGCCGCTGATCAACCCGGGCATCGGCTTCACCGCCATCTCCGGCGGCCCCTGCCTCAGCAGCGAGCCGGTGACCTCCACCACCACCGCCTGCCCGGGTGCGCCCGCCGGGGCGCCGCCGCCCGCGCCCGCGGGCACGCCGGCCCCGGTGGTGACCCTTCCCGGCCCCTTCTCCGGACAGCCCTACTACAACAGCGGGATCTTCGTCGGCGGCCAGACCGCGGTCCTGCCGCTGGCCTCCGACCTCAGGCCCGGCGCCTACCGGTTCATCTGCCTGCTCCATCCCACGATGGCGGCGACGCTGACGGTGGTGCCCCAGGGCAGCCCCATCCAGACCGCGACCGCGCTGCGGAGCGCCGCCGACCGCCAGCTCAGCGGCGACAAGGCCGACGCCGCCACCGTCGCCTCGGGGGTGCCCACCACCGCGCCGGGGATCGTCCAGGCCGGTGCCGTGGGCAAGGAGCTGACCCTCAACCAGTTCTTCCCGACCACGGTCAGCATCGCCGCGGGCGACACCGTGACCTGGAGGAACGACGGCTACGAGCCCCACGTCATCGCCCTCGGCCGCCAGCTCACCCCCGAGGACCCGCTGGTCTTCGCGGCCCCGAACCCGCCGCCGGGCAGCGAGTACGCGAGCGGCCTGGCGGTCTCCGGGCTCTTCGGGGGCAGGCCGCTGCCGGCGAGCGGCTACTCGCTGAAGTTCACCACGGCGGGGAGGTACCCCTACACCTGCCCCATCCATCCGGGCATGGCCGGGGTCGTGGAGGTGAGGTGA
- a CDS encoding ABC transporter permease: MAAASVAGLATGVLAARRPRLEAAALGVAGVILTIPSFALFGMLTILLGIGNPAVELGLALYALLPIIRNTRTGLGAVDPAVVEAARGMGMSPAQVLLRVELPLALPVIVAGLRQATVMVVAIATVGATVGANDLGQPLLEGIRGNDRDAIFAGALLVGALGVSADALLAALERGLSRGRTA; this comes from the coding sequence ATGGCGGCGGCATCGGTCGCCGGACTGGCGACCGGGGTGCTGGCGGCGCGCCGGCCCCGGCTCGAGGCGGCGGCCCTCGGCGTCGCCGGGGTGATCCTCACCATTCCCAGCTTCGCCCTCTTCGGGATGCTCACCATCCTGCTGGGGATCGGCAACCCGGCGGTCGAGCTCGGGCTCGCCCTCTACGCGCTGCTGCCGATCATCCGCAACACCCGGACCGGCCTGGGGGCGGTCGACCCCGCGGTGGTCGAGGCGGCGCGGGGGATGGGGATGAGCCCGGCACAGGTGCTGCTCCGGGTCGAGCTGCCCCTGGCCCTGCCGGTGATCGTCGCCGGGCTGCGCCAGGCGACGGTGATGGTCGTGGCGATCGCCACCGTCGGGGCCACCGTGGGCGCCAACGACCTCGGCCAGCCGCTGCTCGAGGGCATCCGCGGCAACGACCGCGACGCCATCTTCGCCGGCGCGCTGCTGGTGGGCGCCCTCGGGGTGAGCGCCGACGCCCTCCTCGCCGCCCTCGAGCGCGGCCTCTCCCGGGGGCGCACCGCGTGA
- a CDS encoding ABC transporter ATP-binding protein, giving the protein MISLEHVVKRYGDRVAVDDLSVEIGAGEMAVLVGPSGCGKTTTLRMINRLVEPTSGTIRVDGRDTRERGVEELRRSIGYVIQQAGLFPHLTVAENIATVPRLLGWDRRRIRARVEELLELVGLPPAGYAGRLPRALSGGERQRVGVARALGADPPVLLMDEPFSALDPVTRLRLQGELLRVQSLVRKTIVVVTHDIDEALRLGDRVILLQTGGRLAQVATPAELLAHPASEFVAGFLGGDRTLRRLALIPLAAAELRSAGGTVPAERVEAGGSLRDALEVVLRSADGRAAVVDSGDRVVGMVDAEVIRRAAAAR; this is encoded by the coding sequence GTGATCAGCCTCGAGCACGTGGTCAAGCGCTACGGCGACCGGGTCGCCGTCGACGACCTCTCGGTGGAGATCGGCGCCGGCGAGATGGCGGTGCTGGTCGGCCCCTCCGGATGCGGCAAGACCACCACGCTGCGGATGATCAACCGCCTCGTCGAGCCCACCTCGGGGACCATCCGGGTGGACGGGCGCGACACCCGCGAGCGCGGCGTCGAGGAGCTGCGCCGGTCGATCGGCTACGTGATCCAGCAGGCGGGGCTCTTCCCCCACCTCACCGTCGCCGAGAACATCGCCACCGTGCCCCGCCTGCTCGGCTGGGACCGGCGGCGCATCCGGGCCCGGGTCGAGGAGCTGCTCGAGCTCGTGGGGCTGCCCCCCGCCGGCTACGCCGGGCGGCTGCCGCGAGCGCTCTCCGGCGGCGAGCGGCAGCGGGTGGGGGTGGCCCGCGCCCTCGGTGCCGACCCCCCGGTGCTGCTGATGGACGAGCCCTTCAGCGCCCTCGACCCGGTCACCCGGCTGCGTCTCCAGGGCGAGCTGCTGCGGGTGCAGTCGCTGGTCCGCAAGACCATCGTCGTGGTCACCCACGACATCGACGAGGCGCTGCGGCTCGGCGACCGGGTGATCCTGCTCCAGACCGGCGGCCGCCTCGCCCAGGTGGCGACCCCCGCCGAGCTCCTCGCCCACCCCGCCTCGGAGTTCGTCGCCGGGTTCCTCGGCGGCGACCGCACCCTGCGCCGGCTGGCGCTGATCCCGCTCGCCGCCGCCGAGCTGCGCTCCGCCGGCGGCACCGTGCCGGCGGAGCGGGTGGAAGCCGGGGGCAGCCTCCGCGACGCCCTCGAGGTGGTGCTGCGCTCCGCCGACGGCCGGGCCGCGGTGGTCGACAGCGGCGACCGGGTGGTCGGCATGGTCGACGCCGAGGTGATCCGCCGCGCGGCGGCGGCGCGATGA
- a CDS encoding ABC transporter permease — protein sequence MRARRPGGLRLALPPVLVGAALLLLYLWVHTADVPPEESAVLSPDFIGTRLTQHVELTVVSFLIAVAIALPLGVVAARAGRGVRLPVLLAANLGQAIPSIALLALVFTVTGFTFRTTVIALVVYAVLPILRNTMAGLQGVDPDAVEAARGMGMSPAQVLLRVELPLASPVVFAGLRTALVLVVGTATLGNFVGGGGLGDVIESGLTAAGLEPASRIVVVGAVLVAALALLADWLLSLVERAVVPTWEDG from the coding sequence ATGAGGGCCCGGCGGCCGGGCGGGCTGCGGCTCGCGCTCCCCCCGGTGCTGGTCGGGGCGGCGCTGCTGCTGCTCTACCTCTGGGTGCACACCGCCGACGTGCCCCCGGAGGAGTCGGCGGTGCTCTCCCCCGACTTCATCGGCACCCGGCTGACCCAGCACGTCGAGCTCACCGTCGTCTCCTTCCTGATCGCCGTCGCCATCGCCCTGCCCCTCGGCGTGGTGGCGGCGCGCGCCGGACGGGGAGTGCGGCTGCCGGTGCTGCTCGCCGCCAACCTCGGCCAGGCGATCCCCAGCATCGCCCTGCTCGCCCTGGTGTTCACGGTGACCGGGTTCACCTTCCGCACCACGGTGATCGCCCTCGTGGTCTATGCGGTGCTGCCGATCCTGCGCAACACCATGGCCGGCCTCCAGGGGGTCGACCCCGACGCCGTCGAGGCGGCCCGAGGCATGGGGATGAGCCCCGCCCAGGTGCTGCTCCGGGTCGAGCTGCCGCTGGCCTCACCGGTGGTCTTCGCCGGGCTGCGGACCGCCCTCGTCCTGGTGGTCGGCACCGCCACCCTCGGCAACTTCGTCGGCGGCGGCGGGCTCGGCGACGTGATCGAGTCGGGGCTGACCGCCGCCGGCCTGGAGCCCGCCTCGCGTATCGTCGTGGTCGGCGCCGTCCTGGTGGCGGCGCTGGCGCTGCTCGCCGACTGGCTGCTGAGCCTGGTCGAGCGCGCCGTGGTCCCCACCTGGGAGGACGGATGA
- a CDS encoding glycine betaine ABC transporter substrate-binding protein, producing MRRPLALAALTTASVLVPGCGGSGASSSSGAAAGAPVICIMSEFRTRADGVPGLARTYNPAFATATYKDIGSTAEAGIASGQCAAGEVFTTDSAIAADNLVVLRDDRGLFPPDNVGLIVRSAVLQKHPGIAAIMAPVAARITTDEITRLNRAVELDKRAVNEVAQQWLQQNGLLDAAPAAAGAGSAACPVSALAVDGGGAQLKIGSKPFAEEELLAAMTRLVLARHGYTVDDSVHAADPAIDRALRDGTVDMLWQYTGTELQEFLGVKHPPAALDAAFEEARSRDEASGLCWTSPAPMNDTNGLAIRAADTGRYGTTLTGFGQYLASHH from the coding sequence ATGAGACGCCCCCTCGCGCTCGCCGCGCTGACCACGGCCTCGGTGCTCGTCCCCGGCTGCGGGGGGAGCGGCGCGAGCAGCAGCAGCGGCGCCGCCGCCGGAGCGCCGGTGATCTGCATCATGTCCGAGTTCCGCACCCGGGCCGACGGCGTGCCCGGCCTGGCCCGCACCTACAACCCCGCCTTCGCCACCGCCACCTACAAGGACATCGGCAGCACCGCCGAGGCGGGCATCGCCAGCGGCCAGTGCGCCGCCGGCGAGGTGTTCACCACCGACTCGGCGATCGCCGCCGACAACCTGGTGGTGCTCAGGGACGACAGGGGCCTCTTCCCCCCCGACAACGTGGGGCTGATCGTCCGCTCCGCGGTCCTGCAGAAGCACCCCGGCATCGCCGCGATCATGGCGCCGGTCGCCGCCCGGATCACCACCGACGAGATCACCAGGCTGAACCGCGCGGTGGAGCTCGACAAGCGGGCGGTGAACGAGGTTGCCCAGCAGTGGCTGCAGCAGAACGGCCTCCTCGACGCCGCGCCGGCGGCCGCGGGGGCGGGCAGCGCGGCCTGCCCGGTGAGCGCGCTGGCGGTCGACGGCGGCGGCGCCCAGCTGAAGATCGGCAGCAAGCCCTTCGCCGAGGAGGAGCTGCTCGCCGCCATGACCCGGCTGGTGCTGGCCCGCCACGGCTACACCGTCGACGACAGCGTGCACGCCGCCGACCCCGCCATCGACCGGGCGCTGCGCGACGGCACCGTCGACATGCTCTGGCAGTACACCGGCACCGAGCTGCAGGAGTTCCTCGGGGTCAAGCACCCGCCCGCCGCGCTCGACGCCGCCTTCGAGGAGGCGCGCAGCCGCGACGAGGCGAGCGGCCTCTGCTGGACCTCCCCGGCGCCGATGAACGACACCAACGGGCTCGCCATCCGCGCCGCCGACACCGGCCGCTACGGCACCACCCTGACCGGGTTCGGGCAGTACCTGGCCAGCCACCACTGA
- a CDS encoding 2-oxoacid:acceptor oxidoreductase subunit alpha produces MPVDQTVNDLTILAATVNGSGSQSANLVLTRAIFSMGVPVAPKNVFPSNIEGLPTWYDLRVSARGYQARGGGPDLLVARNPQTWLRDLAAVRPGGAVVHDEVLPSAGQRDDVEYFPVPFARLARARIVSDALRKQLTNMIYVGVVAGLLGIPLDNVVAGIERTLQSKPRAWAPNIAAARVGHEYWEEHFAGRRIGHALRTVEGGTDGMVLVDGNQAAALGCVMGGCTVTAWYPITPSSSLCESLITYAERFRTDPVTGERRIAVVQAEDELAAVGMAIGAGWAGARAMTATSGPGISLMAEFTGLAFYAEVPVVIFDIQRLGPSTGLPTRTSQGDLAFVHRLGHGDTRHPVLLPGTVEECYEMAQQAFDLADRLQTPVFVLSDLDLGMNLWMSRPFAYPERPFDRGKVLTADDLEELEGRWARYRDVDGDGIPYRTLPGTRHASAGYLTRGSGHDDEARYTESPEAYLQTIDRLARKHDGAHALVPAPVVVSGGAPLGVIAYGSSHHAVVEARDLLAARGLRLDYLRLRALPLAPQVAEFVAAHERVYVVEQNRDGQLLGILRDGLPAELAGRLRSIRHYDGQPLAAGAITEPLLELEAVAV; encoded by the coding sequence ATGCCCGTGGACCAGACCGTCAACGACCTCACCATCCTCGCCGCCACCGTCAACGGATCGGGCAGCCAGTCGGCCAACCTGGTGCTCACCCGGGCGATCTTCTCGATGGGCGTGCCGGTGGCGCCGAAGAACGTCTTCCCCTCGAACATCGAGGGACTGCCCACCTGGTACGACCTCCGGGTCAGCGCCCGCGGCTACCAGGCACGGGGCGGCGGTCCCGACCTGCTGGTGGCGCGCAACCCGCAGACCTGGCTGCGCGACCTCGCCGCGGTCCGGCCCGGGGGCGCGGTGGTCCACGACGAGGTCCTCCCCAGCGCCGGCCAGCGCGACGACGTCGAGTACTTCCCGGTGCCCTTCGCGCGGCTGGCGAGGGCGCGGATCGTCAGCGACGCGCTGCGCAAGCAGCTCACCAACATGATCTACGTCGGGGTGGTGGCGGGCCTGCTCGGCATTCCCCTCGACAACGTGGTCGCGGGGATCGAGCGCACCCTGCAGTCGAAGCCGCGGGCCTGGGCGCCGAACATCGCCGCCGCCCGGGTGGGTCACGAGTACTGGGAGGAGCACTTCGCCGGCCGCCGGATCGGCCATGCGCTGCGGACGGTCGAGGGTGGCACCGACGGGATGGTGCTCGTCGACGGCAACCAGGCGGCCGCGCTGGGCTGCGTGATGGGCGGCTGCACGGTCACCGCCTGGTACCCGATCACCCCCTCCTCCAGCCTGTGCGAGAGCCTGATCACCTACGCCGAGCGCTTCCGCACCGACCCGGTGACGGGCGAGCGCCGCATCGCCGTGGTGCAGGCCGAGGACGAGCTCGCCGCGGTGGGCATGGCGATCGGGGCGGGCTGGGCGGGGGCGCGGGCGATGACCGCCACCAGCGGGCCGGGGATCTCGCTGATGGCCGAGTTCACCGGGCTGGCGTTCTATGCCGAGGTGCCGGTGGTGATCTTCGACATCCAGCGGCTGGGGCCCTCGACCGGGCTGCCCACCCGCACCTCGCAGGGCGACCTCGCCTTCGTCCACCGGCTCGGGCACGGCGACACCCGCCACCCGGTGCTGCTCCCCGGCACCGTGGAGGAGTGCTACGAGATGGCCCAGCAGGCCTTCGACCTCGCCGACCGTCTCCAGACCCCGGTGTTCGTGCTCAGCGACCTCGACCTCGGCATGAATCTGTGGATGTCGCGGCCGTTCGCCTACCCCGAGAGGCCCTTCGACCGCGGCAAGGTGCTGACCGCCGACGACCTCGAGGAGCTGGAGGGGAGGTGGGCGCGCTACCGCGACGTCGACGGCGACGGCATCCCCTACCGCACCCTGCCGGGCACCCGGCACGCCAGCGCCGGCTACCTCACCCGCGGCTCGGGCCATGACGACGAGGCCCGGTACACCGAGAGCCCGGAGGCGTACCTGCAGACCATCGACCGGCTCGCGCGCAAGCACGACGGCGCCCACGCCCTGGTGCCCGCCCCGGTGGTCGTGTCCGGCGGCGCGCCGCTGGGAGTGATCGCCTACGGCAGCAGCCACCACGCCGTGGTCGAGGCGCGTGACCTGCTCGCCGCCCGCGGCCTGCGGCTCGACTACCTGCGGCTGCGGGCGCTCCCCCTGGCACCGCAGGTCGCCGAGTTCGTCGCCGCCCACGAGCGGGTCTACGTCGTCGAGCAGAACCGCGACGGCCAGCTGCTCGGCATCCTCCGCGACGGCCTGCCCGCCGAGCTGGCCGGCCGGCTCCGCTCCATCCGCCACTACGACGGCCAGCCCCTGGCCGCCGGCGCGATCACCGAACCCCTGCTCGAGCTGGAGGCAGTCGCCGTCTAG
- a CDS encoding 2-oxoacid:ferredoxin oxidoreductase subunit beta: MSALALNRIGLAREAYKGAASTLCAGCGHNSITNHIVKALHDLGVEPHRLAKLSGIGCSSKTPAYFVDQAHGFNGLHGRMPAIATGAGLADRELVLLGVSGDGDSASIGLGQFMHLMRRNLDCTYLIEDNGTYGLTKGQFSATADIESVHKRGTVNHYQPIDPCAVALAVGTTFVARSFSGDGRQLVPLIKAAVAHRGTALIDIISPCVTFNDHVGSTRSYSWIKDNDAGLHDLSFIPYYEEIRVDYEPDQVQEVELYDGSTLVLSKLSEDHDATDRVGAIRLLEESRARGQLVTGLLYVDEHARDFATRERLAERPLRDLGEAELRIGRDDFDRLMAELM, from the coding sequence ATGTCAGCTCTCGCCCTCAACCGGATCGGCCTCGCCCGCGAGGCCTACAAGGGCGCCGCCTCGACGCTGTGCGCGGGCTGCGGCCACAACTCGATCACCAACCACATCGTCAAGGCGCTCCACGACCTGGGAGTCGAGCCCCACCGCCTCGCCAAGCTCAGCGGCATCGGCTGCTCCTCGAAGACCCCGGCCTACTTCGTCGACCAGGCCCACGGCTTCAACGGCCTCCACGGGCGCATGCCCGCGATCGCCACCGGCGCCGGGCTCGCCGACCGCGAGCTGGTGCTGCTCGGGGTGTCAGGCGACGGCGACAGCGCCAGCATCGGGCTGGGGCAGTTCATGCACCTGATGCGCCGCAACCTCGACTGCACCTACCTCATCGAGGACAACGGCACCTACGGCCTGACCAAGGGACAGTTCTCGGCCACCGCCGACATCGAGTCGGTGCACAAGCGGGGCACCGTCAACCACTACCAGCCGATCGACCCCTGCGCCGTCGCACTCGCCGTGGGCACCACCTTCGTGGCCCGCTCGTTCTCCGGCGACGGCCGCCAGCTGGTGCCGCTGATCAAGGCGGCGGTGGCCCACCGCGGCACCGCCCTCATCGACATCATCTCGCCCTGCGTGACCTTCAACGACCACGTGGGCTCGACCCGGAGCTACAGCTGGATCAAGGACAACGACGCCGGCCTCCACGACCTCTCCTTCATCCCCTACTACGAGGAGATCCGGGTCGACTACGAGCCCGACCAGGTGCAGGAGGTCGAGCTGTACGACGGGTCCACCCTGGTGCTCAGCAAGCTCTCCGAGGACCACGACGCCACCGACCGGGTCGGCGCCATCCGGCTGCTCGAGGAGAGCCGCGCCCGCGGGCAGCTGGTCACCGGCCTGCTCTACGTCGACGAGCACGCCCGGGACTTCGCCACCCGGGAGCGGCTCGCCGAGCGCCCCCTGCGCGACCTCGGCGAGGCCGAGCTGCGCATCGGCCGGGACGACTTCGACCGCCTCATGGCGGAGCTCATGTAG
- a CDS encoding M23 family metallopeptidase, whose product MRRKKKNGVRRAVMLLMLVSGLGVTGIALMAAYDDAHSTAASAPLSGGPPHNPLPPPLMLAHFQRAADAHHVPLSLLLAVGATESGYNADARSSAGALGVMQMMPATFAAYAPAGAQAADIWKPEVEIDAAAAMLAADGVSAGDPGRALLAYNHDPAYVAQVEARQAAYQEWIDDGRPGPDAALPWPVIAGMTQPFGCTGVGLEPSRGGCPHFHTGIDLGAPGGTAVGAACPGTVTQAVDDSTGFGIHVVISCDLPGVDYSTLYGHLSSRVVEAGDRVTLGQVIGYSGSTGNSSGPHLHFEVDTPTGPADPMNYLEPLSFPG is encoded by the coding sequence ATGCGCCGGAAGAAGAAGAACGGCGTCCGCCGGGCGGTGATGCTGCTGATGCTCGTCTCCGGCCTGGGGGTGACGGGCATCGCCCTGATGGCCGCCTACGACGATGCCCACAGCACCGCCGCGAGCGCCCCCCTCAGCGGCGGTCCGCCCCACAACCCGCTGCCGCCGCCGCTGATGCTCGCCCACTTCCAGCGCGCCGCCGACGCCCATCACGTCCCCCTCAGCCTGCTCCTCGCCGTCGGCGCCACCGAGAGCGGCTACAACGCCGACGCCCGCAGCTCGGCGGGGGCGCTGGGGGTGATGCAGATGATGCCCGCCACCTTCGCCGCCTACGCCCCCGCGGGCGCCCAGGCGGCGGACATCTGGAAGCCCGAGGTCGAGATCGACGCCGCCGCCGCGATGCTCGCCGCCGACGGGGTGAGCGCCGGCGACCCCGGCCGGGCGCTGCTCGCCTACAACCACGACCCCGCCTACGTCGCCCAGGTGGAGGCCCGGCAGGCCGCCTACCAGGAGTGGATCGACGACGGCCGCCCCGGACCCGACGCGGCCCTGCCCTGGCCGGTGATCGCCGGCATGACCCAGCCCTTCGGCTGCACCGGCGTCGGCCTCGAGCCCTCCCGCGGCGGCTGCCCCCACTTCCACACCGGCATCGACCTGGGCGCCCCCGGCGGCACCGCCGTCGGCGCCGCCTGCCCCGGCACGGTCACCCAGGCGGTCGACGACTCCACCGGCTTCGGCATCCACGTCGTGATCTCCTGCGACCTCCCCGGCGTCGACTACAGCACCCTCTACGGGCACCTCTCCAGCCGCGTCGTCGAGGCCGGCGACCGGGTGACGCTCGGGCAGGTCATCGGCTACTCCGGCTCGACCGGCAACTCCTCCGGCCCCCACCTCCACTTCGAGGTCGACACCCCCACCGGTCCCGCGGATCCGATGAACTATCTGGAGCCTCTCAGCTTCCCCGGTTGA
- a CDS encoding ATP-binding protein codes for MDALSTRVPPPRRVAHRATTASLQALLPFIAESSLGSAGVYIGTDAFSRSPFYYDPIRMYLDGVIGDPNILVIGRLGYGKSALMKALSRRLNVVGYSTIYLDPKGETTPLARAFGVEPLRLATGGALRLNPLDEKLTSATGLDPTRERELLMRAVLPVMLERPLKPAELRIVSEVVREVVESCPNPTLRDVHTGLAARGAVTCDPADALWDYIHGPAGALFDAPTSAGVDLNAPLLALNLRRLTQTLTAEKQRLVTLALAAAWLFAIVSRRPGYKLFVADEAWFMLRHRAAAEWFQAQWKLCRATSTANVAVLHRLSDLEAADGTMASVRGLLSDCATKVIFNQEPGEIPLLQKHLGLSSTEVEYVRSLGRAWALWRVGERSFVVKLDVQPAEWAIVDTDGAMRGEVLDGPED; via the coding sequence ATGGACGCGCTCTCCACCCGCGTACCACCGCCGCGGCGGGTGGCGCACCGCGCCACCACCGCCAGCCTGCAGGCGCTGCTGCCGTTCATCGCCGAGTCGAGCCTGGGCTCGGCCGGGGTGTACATCGGCACCGACGCCTTCAGCCGCTCCCCCTTCTACTACGACCCCATCCGCATGTACCTCGACGGGGTGATCGGCGACCCGAACATCCTGGTCATCGGCCGGCTCGGCTACGGCAAGTCGGCGCTGATGAAGGCGCTCTCGCGGCGGCTCAACGTGGTCGGCTACTCGACCATCTACCTCGACCCCAAGGGCGAGACCACCCCGCTGGCCCGCGCCTTCGGGGTCGAGCCGCTGCGGCTCGCCACCGGCGGGGCGCTGCGCCTCAACCCGCTCGACGAGAAGCTGACCTCGGCCACCGGCCTCGACCCCACCCGCGAGCGCGAGCTGCTGATGCGCGCGGTGCTCCCGGTGATGCTGGAGCGGCCGCTCAAGCCCGCCGAGCTGCGCATCGTCAGCGAGGTGGTGCGCGAGGTGGTCGAGAGCTGCCCGAACCCGACCCTGCGTGACGTGCACACCGGGCTCGCCGCTCGCGGCGCGGTGACCTGCGACCCCGCCGACGCGCTCTGGGACTACATCCACGGCCCGGCCGGCGCCCTCTTCGACGCGCCCACCTCGGCGGGTGTCGACCTCAACGCCCCGCTCCTCGCCCTCAACCTGCGCCGGCTGACCCAGACCCTCACCGCCGAGAAGCAGCGGCTGGTCACCCTCGCGCTCGCGGCGGCCTGGCTCTTCGCGATCGTCTCCCGGCGCCCCGGCTACAAGCTCTTCGTCGCCGACGAGGCGTGGTTCATGCTCCGCCACCGAGCTGCGGCGGAGTGGTTCCAGGCGCAGTGGAAGCTGTGCCGGGCCACCTCGACCGCCAACGTCGCCGTGCTCCACCGCCTCAGCGACCTCGAGGCCGCCGACGGCACCATGGCGAGCGTCCGGGGCCTGCTCTCCGACTGCGCCACCAAGGTGATCTTCAACCAGGAGCCGGGTGAGATCCCGCTCCTCCAGAAGCACCTCGGCCTCAGCTCGACCGAGGTCGAGTATGTCCGCAGCCTGGGCCGCGCCTGGGCGCTGTGGCGGGTCGGCGAGCGCTCCTTCGTGGTCAAGCTCGACGTGCAGCCGGCGGAGTGGGCGATCGTCGACACCGACGGGGCGATGCGCGGCGAGGTGCTCGACGGCCCGGAGGACTGA